The sequence GCTGTTTAGAATTGGTATTAGTTATACAATTGTTCTTGCTGGTTTTAAAATCCCGATTTCTTCTAAAAACGTATCTAGTAGCATTTTTGTATGATTTTGCATCACAATAATATGGGCAATATTGCCATAAGTAGCTAATTGCCATTTGGACTCGATCGCTTTTCCAGGACGATTGAAAACTACGGTAGTAGAAAAATCGTTTAATAAAGCCTTTTCGTCACTGTGTTTCAGGGAATTGTAGAGATGCTCAGCCCGTTGGCGACAAATATTAACCTCTTCCGAAAATAGGTGTTGCTTTCTTTCAATTGCATCCCAAAGTAAGACTGGAGTTATTCCATTTCTACTGCCCATAATGGTAGTATCAGTAGAACCAATGTATTCCACATCAAAGGATTGAACTTGAGATTTACGAGCAATAACCACTCCACAAGGAATTGGCGAACCGATAAATTTATGCCCGCTAATTGCTAAAGAACCAATGGGATAGCGCTCAAAATCTAAAGGCGTGGCTCCTTTCATGTAAGGAACAAACATTCCTGCTAAAGCTCCATCAACGTGGATGTGGAAGCGGTTAATTTTGAGATCTTCTAATATCTCTACTACTTTGCCTACATCATCTACTGCACCTTTGACTGTACTACCAACATTTAAGTTAATAATTGCTGGAGGGTTTCTATTAGTAGCAAGGACTTGATGTAAGGCTGAATAATCAATTTCGCCATTACTTTGAGAGCGAATTTGCACGAATGGTAAACGGAACATCCGAGAGGCTTTGACAACTGAATAATGAGAATCTTCAGAACCATACAAGATTCCGTTAGGATAGAGTTCGCGGGCTAATAGCAAACCGTAAAGATTCCCTTCTGTTCCTCCGGCTGTAACGTAACCCCAAGAATCCTCTTGAGGTAAATTATACAATCTGGAGAAAAATCCGATCACCTCCCGTTCAAAATCTTTAGAATTGATGCCATAATTACCTTCAACGAAAGGATCGCCGAGGTTAATAACTGCATACTGTAAAAGTTCAATTAGGTGTTGGTAGTTAAACTCTAAGTTAAAAGGATAACCAGTATGTACTTCTGATTTTTGTCTTAACCTTTCTAATAAAAGTTTAATAGAGAGTTTGGCAGATAAAGTAGACGTACTCATAAGCTATGGCTGAGAGCATTAAATGACTATATATTTAAGTGTGTAATATATTACCTAAACTCTCATCCGTATAAATACAGAAATAGCTACCTGTCAATCTTGGGAGTAGGGAGGTTTTACTGAATTAAGGAAGAAGGGAAGAGGGAAGAAGGAAGAAGGAAGAGGTTTACTTGAAAATTAAGTCTAAGCGTTGTTGTGCCGTTTGGAGAGCTTGTTGAGGAGAATTTCGATTGAGCAAGACTGATTCGATCGCTCTTCCCAGGCGATCTGAGAGCCGAGAATAACCTGGAAACAGAGGACGTGATCGCCCGTATTGAGCCTGTTCTAAAAATACCCTAACTGCTGGCTGTTCTTGTGTAAAATCTCGGTATTTTTCACTATTTCTCGCCTTTAAATTAACTGGTAAATATCCAGTTCCCATCGCCCATTCGGTTTGAAATTCTTCACTAAGAACGTATTCTAGAAACTTCAAAGCTGCTTGTTCTTTAACTGAATTGGTTTTGAACAAAAACAGGTTTTCTCCCCCAATTCCGGTAGCCGATTTGACACCTTTAGGGATAGGAAAAACACTGAAATCGACACCTGTAGCGGCTAATTGCGCTAAAGTCCAAGGTCCTGTAATTTGCATGGCAACTTTACCAGCTAAAAAGCCATCGGTTTCAAAACCTCGTTCTGGTAAAGACAAAATTGCCGAACCGTCTTGAATCAAATTTTGCCAGAATTGGAGAGCGGCGATCGCCCCTTGATTGACTAATGTTGGTTGTTCCGTCTTCACATCAACTATTTCTCCGCCACCAGCCCACATAAAAGGCAGCCAGAGGAACACGGCGAACTCCCCCTTACCCAAAGGTAAAACCAGCCCGTGCTGGTCAATTTTGCCATCGCTGTTGGTATCTTTGGTGAGGCGACGGGCGACCTCGCGAAACTCATCCCAAGTCTTGGGTAATTCAGTAATTCCAGCAGCTTTGAATAAACTGGGGCGATAGAAAACAGCCGTATTA is a genomic window of Merismopedia glauca CCAP 1448/3 containing:
- a CDS encoding histidine decarboxylase; the encoded protein is MSTSTLSAKLSIKLLLERLRQKSEVHTGYPFNLEFNYQHLIELLQYAVINLGDPFVEGNYGINSKDFEREVIGFFSRLYNLPQEDSWGYVTAGGTEGNLYGLLLARELYPNGILYGSEDSHYSVVKASRMFRLPFVQIRSQSNGEIDYSALHQVLATNRNPPAIINLNVGSTVKGAVDDVGKVVEILEDLKINRFHIHVDGALAGMFVPYMKGATPLDFERYPIGSLAISGHKFIGSPIPCGVVIARKSQVQSFDVEYIGSTDTTIMGSRNGITPVLLWDAIERKQHLFSEEVNICRQRAEHLYNSLKHSDEKALLNDFSTTVVFNRPGKAIESKWQLATYGNIAHIIVMQNHTKMLLDTFLEEIGILKPARTIV
- a CDS encoding ABC transporter substrate-binding protein codes for the protein MFGNFWRGLTRWLVLGICLMSLTGCQWLSTDTETPNVVHLTLWQGVNPPANRDILQKLVDRFNQQHPEIQVESLYVGQADQQLPKILAAVVGNAPPELLWFNSTITGQLVELDGIRPLDDWLTKSPLKEEIDPSLWEGMQYRGQTWSIPFATNNTAVFYRPSLFKAAGITELPKTWDEFREVARRLTKDTNSDGKIDQHGLVLPLGKGEFAVFLWLPFMWAGGGEIVDVKTEQPTLVNQGAIAALQFWQNLIQDGSAILSLPERGFETDGFLAGKVAMQITGPWTLAQLAATGVDFSVFPIPKGVKSATGIGGENLFLFKTNSVKEQAALKFLEYVLSEEFQTEWAMGTGYLPVNLKARNSEKYRDFTQEQPAVRVFLEQAQYGRSRPLFPGYSRLSDRLGRAIESVLLNRNSPQQALQTAQQRLDLIFK